In the Topomyia yanbarensis strain Yona2022 chromosome 3, ASM3024719v1, whole genome shotgun sequence genome, one interval contains:
- the LOC131687787 gene encoding uncharacterized protein LOC131687787: MSGPGRYVRAPVQRSDSENDCDDSVRYQTSCPGRFVRLDGSADDNGVLDNSFDHYDTIVNPDDANRELREKVAELENVIAELTGVKNRRRIDDADLQTAHDENNTHESSVLASTAMPSGMFCIRWDNIKQFPTGIPANKMWETWTKFIENFEIAASLSNAQDPVKRSQLLLLSVGDELQAIIRAAKLRPDLNEPDCYVSFVKNIDAHLKSLTDTSAEHDAFLSMQQEKGESAQINALSLEDVLVNCTLASYYPIRFLIDSGADVNVIGGDDWNKLEMVHRSGSILLEPIEVSRNRGLRGYAASTPMSIECAFRSKIQVDGVDNPSVIADFLVVKGGSCSLLGRSTASEMKLLKVGAGIFRLEGEPKKVFPKMPGVKGRFSVDQTIPPERNAYYNVPAAYREAAKCRLKEMESSGIIERVTSPPDWISGLSAVPKVKDDFRLVVNMRAPNKAIKRQYYRLPLIEDMKVKLYGAKFFSKLDLSNAYYHLELHAESRDLTTFLAEDGMYRFTRLMFGVNCAPEIFQQEMCRILEPVKNKIVYIDDILLFAESLKELRKIVANTLQILRANNLTLNTTKCEFDRSRIKFVGHELDENGFHIEET; the protein is encoded by the exons ATGTCAGGTCCAGGTAGATATGTCCGTGCACCAGTGCAACGTAGCGACTCTGAAAACGATTGTGATGATTCGGTGCGTTATCAAACATCGTGTCCAGGAAGATTTGTTCGGTTGGATGGTAGTGCTGATGACAATGGTGTGCTGGACAACTCATTCGATCATTATGATACGATTGTGAATCCAGATGATGCAAATAGAGAATTGCGAGAAAAAGTGGCGGAACTCGAAAATGTAATCGCTGAACTAACCGGCGTCAAAAATCGTAGACGAATAGATGATGCCGATTTGCAAACAGCTCACGATGAAAACAATACACATGAATCATCGGTTTTGGCATCAACCGCGATGCCCTCCGGCATGTTTTGTATCAGGTGGGACAATATCAAACAGTTCCCAACTGGTATACCGGCTAACAAAATGTGGGAGACATGGACGAAATTTATTGAGAATTTCGAGATTGCAGCCTCTTTGTCTAACGCGCAGGACCCGGTCAAGCGGTCCCAGTTGTTGCTACTTTCGGTTGGTGATGAGCTCCAGGCAATAATACGTGCCGCTAAACTGCGGCCTGACCTTAATGAACCTGATTGCTATGTTTCTTTCGTGAAGAACATCGACGCACATTTGAAATCATTGACGGATACTTCGGCTGAACATGACGCATTTTTATCCATGCAGCAGGAAAAGGGCGAATCTGCA caaatcaatgcactgtctcTTGAGGACGTTCTTGTGAATTGCACACTTGCATCATATTATCCCATCCGCTTTCTAATAGACTCCGGGGCAGATGTCAACGTCATCGGTGGGGATGACTGGAACAAACTGGAAATGGTCCACCGGTCTGGATCGATATTGTTAGAACCAATAGAAGTATCTAGGAATCGTGGGCTACGTGGCTATGCTGCTAGCACGCCAATGTCAATTGAATGTGCTTTCCGATCAAAAATCCAAGTGGATGGAGTTGATAACCCAAGTGTTATCGCTGACTTCCTGGTGGTAAAAGGAGGCAGCTGTTCATTGCTTGGTCGAAGCACTGCCAGTGAAATGAAGCTGTTGAAGGTTGGAGCGGGTATCTTCCGCCTAGAAGGAGAACCGAAAAAAGTGTTTCCGAAGATGCCTGGAGTGAAGGGTAGGTTCTCTGTAGACCAAACTATTCCACCAGAGAGGAACGCCTACTACAACGTTCCTGCGGCATATCGCGAGGCAGCTAAATGTCGGTTGAAGGAAATGGAGTCTAGTGGCATCATCGAGAGAGTGACTTCTCCGCCGGACTGGATTAGTGGTTTATCAGCTGTTCCGAAAGTTAAGGACGATTTTCGCTTGGTCGTCAATATGCGTGCACCAAATAAGGCGATAAAGCGACAATATTACCGTTTACCACTAATTGAAGATATGAAAGTTAAATTGTACGGGGCAAAATTCTTTTCCAAACTCGATTTGTCCAACGCCTACTACCACCTCGAGTTACATGCTGAGTCACGGGATTTGACCACATTCTTGGCAGAAGACGGAATGTATCGGTTCACCcgacttatgtttggggtgaactgcgcccccgaaatttttcagcAGGAAATGTGCCGCATTTTGGAACCTGTCAAGAATAAAATCGTCTATATCGATGATATTCTTCTGTTCGCTGAAAGTTTGAAGGAACTTCGAAAAATCGTAGCCAACACGTTACAAATTTTGCGTGCAAATAATTTGACGCTAAACACGACCAAATGTGAATTCGATCGAAGTAGGATAAAGTTCGTGGGACATGAGCTGGACGAGAACGGTTTCCATATTGAAGAAACTTAA
- the LOC131687788 gene encoding uncharacterized protein K02A2.6-like codes for MKAFELLKESIVNCTISLGYFCEKDKTVFYTEASPNALGAVLVQIDNKGSPRIISFASKALTSTEKKYAQNQREALGAVWAVEYFSHFLLGRQFTLRTDAKGITFILNRTRETSKRALTRADGWALRLSPYRYDVEFIRGLENIADPSSRLYCGHDEAFNEDTSPWEIAHLETNTVEFLTEAKIRDATNRDTTLQRVKESLESSDWPKYLQRYKVVSSDLYSKEGLLVKNGCIVVPVELRLKALEVAHAGHPQTAKFKSILRERVWWPGITGDAEKWVKSCDACAVNGKPEKHTPMERTLVPRTVWEVIAMDFNGPYAKFGGISILVIIDLRSRFAIARPVKSTAFEYTNKILDDIFAREGFPKSIKTDNGPPFNGAEYKQYCTDRGIQTIFSTPFFPQQNGLAESFMKVVNKAMSVAVSSGNSYVTELQNAVHAYNAGAHSVIKVPPEEIMMGRKIKRRLPLLEHKKSAHVEELLDSRDYEGKLEGKAREDRRRGAKCCSVKPGDTVILERHSREKRQSRFDAKRYTVLTEQNGSLLLTDQEGHTVKRHVTKTKKSSSMEKHAKNKCPTKCRKSKCR; via the coding sequence ATGAAGGCATTTGAACTGTTAAAGGAATCAATCGTAAATTGTACCATTTCTTTGGGATACTTCTGTGAAAAggataaaaccgttttttataCGGAAGCTTCGCCTAATGCTTTAGGGGCAGTACTCGTCCAAATCGACAACAAGGGGTCCCCACGAATAATTAGTTTTGCGTCCAAGGCCCTCACCAGCACAGAGAAGAAGTATGCCCAGAACCAGCGCGAAGCTTTGGGTGCTGTTTGGGCCGTAGAATATTTTTCGCATTTTCTACTAGGACGGCAGTTTACGTTGCGTACCGATGCCAAGGGCATAACCTTCATTTTAAATAGAACCCGCGAAACATCTAAAAGGGCACTGACTCGAGCAGATGGTTGGGCGTTACGACTCAGTCCATATCGCTATGATGTTGAGTTCATACGTGGCCTTGAGAACATTGCTGATCCTTCTTCTCGCCTATATTGTGGACACGATGAGGCTTTCAACGAAGACACAAGTCCGTGGGAAATTGCCCATTTGGAAACAAACACTGTTGAATTTTTGACTGAGGCGAAAATTAGAGACGCTACTAATCGTGATACCACACTCCAACGGGTTAAAGAATCACTGGAATCGTCAGATTGGCCTAAGTATCTACAGAGATATAAAGTTGTATCGAGTGACTTATATTCTAAGGAAGGTTTGCTCGTAAAGAACGGTTGTATCGTGGTCCCCGTGGAACTTAGATTAAAAGCTCTAGAAGTGGCTCACGCAGGGCACCCACAAACTGCAAAATTTAAAAGCATCCTGCGTGAACGTGTTTGGTGGCCTGGAATTACAGGTGATGCGGAAAAGTGGGTGAAATCTTGTGACGCCTGTGCAGTGAATGGTAAACCAGAGAAGCACACACCCATGGAGCGAACACTGGTCCCTCGTACTGTCTGGGAAGTCATTGCGATGGACTTTAATGGACCATATGCGAAGTTTGGAGGCATATCTATCTTAGTAATCATTGATTTACGATCCAGGTTTGCAATCGCACGTCCAGTCAAATCTACGGCGTTCGAGTACACCAACAAGATCCTGGACGACATATTTGCAAGGGAGGGGTTTCCGAAGTCTATAAAAACAGACAACGGGCCTCCATTCAATGGGGCTGAATATAAGCAGTATTGTACAGATCGTGGTATACAAACGATCTTTTCGACTCCTTTCTTTCCTCAGCAAAACGGACTAGCTGAAAGCTTTATGAAAGTCGTCAACAAAGCTATGTCCGTGGCAGTGTCTAGTGGGAACAGTTATGTGACGGAGCTTCAGAACGCAGTTCATGCCTACAACGCCGGTGCTCATTCTGTTATAAAAGTGCCCCCGGAAGAAATAATGATGGGTCGCAAAATTAAACGGAGGCTTCCCTTGTTAGAGCATAAGAAGTCAGCGCACGTCGAGGAATTGCTTGATTCGAGAGATTATGAAGGTAAATTGGAAGGAAAAGCACGAGAAGATAGACGTCGAGGGGCGAAATGTTGTTCAGTAAAACCTGGCGATACGGTGATACTTGAACGACATTCAAGGGAAAAGCGTCAATCTCGTTTCGATGCAAAACGGTATACTGTGTTAACAGAGCAAAATGGGAGCCTACTTCTTACTGACCAGGAAGGACACACTGTAAAGCGTCACgtaactaaaacaaaaaaaagttcatcAATGGAGAAACATGCAAAGAACAAATGCCCAACTAAATGCCGAAAATCAAAATGTAGGTGA